The following coding sequences are from one Natronincola ferrireducens window:
- a CDS encoding sigma-54 interaction domain-containing protein, which translates to MKKLELDLILKSTNEGVITVDSQGRITLFNRAAEKIIGFLEKNVLGMPIQEVITSTRLPHILKTGEAELNQKQPLGNTTIITSRIPVKDEEGNVIGAVAIFRDVTEVVALTHQIYKLKEMQSLLEGIFHSTQDAISVCDENGIGVLINPAYTRVTGLTDKDIIGKPVTADIAEGDSIHLQVLNTKKPVKNARLKIGPQNKEVVVHAAPIIVDGELKGSVGVLHDMTEIKKLTEELITAKQIIRKLEAKYLFEDIIAEDEGMMAAVEKAKQASVTPATVLLRGESGTGKELFAHAIHNLSQRRYNQFVRVNCAAISESLLESELFGYEEGAFTGARKGGKRGLFEEAHGGTIFLDEITEIPISTQAKLLRVLQEREVIRVGNTKPININVRVIAATNVPLEEAVKKGRFREDLYYRLNVIPIEIPPLRRRKKDLPLLVLHLISKYNQEYGRNVENISKEALEQLTAYDWPGNVRELQNYIGRTFINMKYTEKVIEEEHLPKFFEQGEDLSFMKEVDKEKLYGEEEQTLKEVIEKVEKDYIQKILQKYHGNRTLAAKELKISLRNLYYKLDKYHIEGI; encoded by the coding sequence ATGAAAAAGCTAGAACTTGATTTGATTTTAAAAAGCACCAATGAAGGTGTAATAACCGTAGATTCCCAAGGAAGGATTACACTATTTAATCGAGCTGCTGAAAAAATTATAGGGTTTTTAGAAAAAAATGTGTTAGGAATGCCTATACAAGAGGTTATTACTAGTACTAGATTGCCCCATATCCTAAAAACTGGAGAAGCAGAGCTTAATCAAAAACAGCCCTTAGGAAATACAACTATTATTACTAGTCGTATTCCAGTTAAAGATGAAGAGGGTAATGTCATAGGGGCAGTGGCAATTTTTAGAGATGTAACTGAGGTAGTGGCTTTAACCCACCAAATCTATAAGCTTAAGGAGATGCAAAGTCTATTGGAGGGAATCTTTCATTCCACACAGGATGCCATTTCCGTATGTGATGAAAATGGCATTGGGGTTTTGATCAACCCTGCCTATACGAGGGTAACAGGATTAACAGATAAAGATATTATAGGTAAGCCTGTTACAGCAGATATAGCGGAAGGAGATAGTATTCATCTACAGGTATTAAATACGAAAAAACCTGTAAAGAATGCTAGATTGAAAATAGGGCCCCAAAATAAAGAAGTAGTGGTTCATGCCGCTCCTATTATTGTAGATGGTGAATTGAAGGGGAGCGTAGGTGTCCTCCATGATATGACGGAAATTAAAAAGCTTACGGAGGAATTAATTACAGCTAAGCAAATTATACGAAAACTGGAGGCTAAATATTTATTTGAGGATATTATTGCTGAGGATGAAGGAATGATGGCTGCAGTGGAGAAAGCAAAACAAGCATCGGTAACACCGGCTACTGTATTACTTAGGGGAGAAAGTGGTACAGGAAAGGAGCTCTTTGCCCATGCCATTCATAACCTTTCCCAGAGAAGGTATAACCAATTTGTCAGGGTTAATTGTGCAGCCATAAGCGAAAGCTTACTGGAAAGTGAATTATTTGGCTACGAGGAAGGTGCGTTTACAGGGGCCAGAAAGGGTGGAAAGAGGGGCTTGTTTGAGGAGGCCCATGGAGGAACCATATTTCTAGATGAAATAACAGAAATACCCATTAGTACCCAAGCAAAACTATTAAGAGTTCTCCAGGAAAGGGAAGTTATACGGGTAGGAAATACTAAGCCTATCAATATCAATGTTCGTGTGATTGCAGCCACCAATGTACCCCTGGAGGAAGCCGTGAAGAAGGGAAGGTTTAGAGAAGATCTCTATTATCGCTTAAATGTAATTCCTATTGAGATACCACCCCTCAGAAGGAGAAAAAAAGATTTACCTCTTTTGGTTCTCCACTTAATTAGTAAATATAATCAGGAATATGGAAGAAATGTAGAAAACATATCTAAAGAAGCTTTAGAGCAATTAACAGCTTATGATTGGCCTGGAAATGTAAGAGAACTACAAAATTATATTGGAAGGACCTTCATTAATATGAAGTATACAGAAAAGGTTATTGAAGAAGAACATCTACCTAAATTTTTTGAACAGGGGGAAGACTTATCCTTTATGAAGGAGGTAGATAAAGAAAAACTCTATGGGGAAGAAGAACAAACTTTGAAAGAAGTAATAGAAAAAGTGGAAAAGGATTATATTCAAAAAATACTACAAAAATATCATGGTAATCGAACTTTAGCTGCAAAGGAATTGAAAATCTCTCTACGAAATTTATATTATAAGTTGGATAAATATCATATAGAAGGAATATGA
- a CDS encoding CdaR family protein, translating into MSNFNRRNLMPKMISILFALTIWMYVMSEINPRITTNEQNIPIVFENIEEVRQMGLVVKGNEDYTIRVRLSGRRDAVQRVSRDEIKATADLLGYRAGVNNIPIEVSVPNDVEVDFSPKFIRVELEEIVSKQKPINIVVEGTPRKGHVLGKITYEPTVVWVEGPESLVNAVEVVEATIKLAEEFQNITTEIPLRPLNSRGEEVQNVWLETNRVVVTLPIDQLKTVEVNPLVEVTGATGYEVSSIAVNPSTVTIRGQQEILDTIEYIETEAIVINNVSENITRSVGLKLPEGVTVVEPETVDIVIAVEAIVEEIFEITRDDVVFNNVASGLRVDRSEMPEVLQVKILANETVLQAVDIKDIKIIVDMGGLDENQYTIEPVVDLPFLVQRRARQIELIPKTINVRLIRE; encoded by the coding sequence ATGAGCAATTTTAACAGAAGAAATTTAATGCCGAAAATGATTTCAATTCTTTTTGCCTTAACTATATGGATGTATGTTATGAGTGAAATCAATCCTAGAATAACAACCAATGAACAAAATATTCCCATAGTGTTTGAAAATATAGAAGAAGTTAGACAAATGGGTTTAGTGGTAAAGGGAAACGAGGATTATACCATAAGAGTAAGGCTATCTGGACGTAGAGATGCAGTCCAGAGGGTATCGAGAGATGAAATTAAAGCAACGGCTGATTTGCTGGGCTATAGGGCTGGAGTTAACAATATTCCAATAGAAGTGTCGGTACCTAATGATGTAGAGGTAGACTTTAGTCCAAAATTCATTCGGGTAGAGCTTGAAGAGATAGTCAGCAAACAAAAACCTATAAATATAGTTGTGGAAGGAACACCTAGGAAAGGACATGTATTAGGAAAGATAACCTATGAACCTACTGTCGTATGGGTGGAGGGTCCTGAAAGCTTGGTCAATGCTGTAGAAGTGGTGGAGGCAACCATTAAGCTAGCGGAGGAATTTCAAAATATAACTACTGAAATTCCATTAAGACCTCTAAACAGTAGGGGGGAAGAAGTGCAAAATGTTTGGCTGGAAACCAACAGGGTAGTTGTAACGCTTCCAATAGATCAGCTTAAAACAGTGGAGGTCAATCCTCTTGTAGAGGTCACCGGTGCTACCGGTTATGAAGTAAGTAGTATAGCTGTTAATCCCAGTACAGTAACCATAAGGGGACAACAGGAAATTTTAGATACCATTGAATATATTGAAACAGAAGCTATTGTTATCAATAATGTATCTGAAAATATTACTAGAAGTGTAGGTTTAAAGCTGCCAGAAGGTGTCACAGTGGTTGAACCCGAAACAGTAGATATCGTCATTGCTGTAGAGGCTATAGTGGAGGAAATCTTTGAGATAACAAGAGATGATGTTGTATTTAATAATGTGGCATCGGGCTTAAGGGTGGATAGAAGTGAGATGCCAGAGGTGCTACAAGTTAAAATATTGGCTAACGAAACAGTATTGCAGGCTGTAGATATAAAGGATATTAAAATCATAGTAGACATGGGGGGACTAGATGAAAATCAATATACAATAGAACCTGTGGTGGATTTACCTTTTCTTGTTCAGCGCAGGGCTAGACAGATAGAGCTGATACCTAAAACCATTAATGTTAGGCTAATCAGAGAATAA